Genomic segment of Panicum virgatum strain AP13 chromosome 2K, P.virgatum_v5, whole genome shotgun sequence:
ATGGATTTGCAGGTAGCAGAACAAAGAGATGCTTGACGCCTGCTGTGAATCAGCTTCCTAAGAAGAGGGCAATCGCAGCCGAATGCAAAGTTTCACCTGGCTGCGAGAGGACTGCTGTTACCACAAAAAAAAGCGGAGTTCTGGAGGTCTCACCTGCACACGCATTTCGTCCTGGCTGTGGGAGGGCCACTTTTACCGCCACAGACAGTGAAGTTTTGGATATGCAACCCATACGCACATTTCCTCCTAGCCGTGGGAGGTCCGCTCTTACTACCACAGGCAATGGAGATGAGGATACCAGCGGTGATGCCTTGGCGGCAATTCCAGTTTCAGGAGGGGCTGCTTCTCGGACATTAGCACTAGATGTCTCAAATGAGAAAATGGAAAGTAAGAGATTGGTGGATAAAGGAAATAGCAATGCTCACAGCAGGGATCAAGTTTCAGATGATTTTGTAGGTATTGAACAAGATGGCAACATGCAGCGAAATGTTGACACAAAATCTGCGCCCAGGAATAGTTCCGATGGGAAGATGAAAGGGAAACTCTCACAACGTGAAGGGCGGCAGGTAGCACGAGTAGTGGTGGATGATAAGATGAAAAATAAAGTTGAAGGAAGCTTGCATGGAAGTACTCTTAAGACACCTTTGAGCGACCCCATTGGTGCAAAGACAAAAGGAAAGAGGTTGGAGAGTGATATGTTGAATGTGGCGTTGCTTGGTAATGCTGGGGGAAAGATGCAAACTAAGACTTTGAGCACTAATAAAGAAGTGGTGTGCTCAAATGTGAATATAAAGCAAAATAAATCTGCTCGTAAACCGAACAAGTTTGGAAAACATGTTGCAACTAATGAAATCGAAGAAAGTGGTGATATGAACCTTATCCCTGACCAACTAATTGTACAAGCATTGATGGCTCCTGACAGATGCCCTTGGACTCAAGGAAGGAAATCTATTGCTAGTGTTTCCAAGTCGCTTGCTCCTAGGAACAAACTTAATGGAAAGGATGCTATTCCAAGAAAATTACTTATAGGAAAAGTGGCCTCTCGTGAATTGATCAACGATGAGACAATGGAGGACAATGACGACCCTTACTTGGAAGATGACGGCCCTAACTTGGAAGACGACGACAACTCCAAGGCGCTAGTTGTGTGTGGAGAAAAGCGAGACATATGTGTCATGGTTCCTCCGTCTGTTCCTTCTGGGTCACACCACAAGCAACTTGGGGACCATGATGTATATGCTCGAAGCAAAGTTAGAAAGTTGCTCCAATTGTTCCAGGCGGCATACCGAAAGCTTACACAACTCGTGGAACAGGGTAATCGTGATCTCGGAAGGGTTGACATGGAAGCAATTAAGGCTTTAAAGAAAGACCCTATCTATAACAAGCCTGGGCCCATTGTTGGCAATATTCCTGGTGTTGAAGTTGGAGATGAATTTCACTTTAGAGTTGAGTTGTCGCTGGTTGGTCTCCATCGCCCATATCAAGGAGGTATTGACACTACGAAGCTGAATGGTGTTCCTATTGCTATAAGTATTGTTGCATCTGGAGGCTATCCTGACGAATTGTCAAGCTCGGATGAACTAATATACACTGGCTCCGGAGGAAAGGCTGGCGGCAATAAACAAGGAGACGATCAAAAGCTTGAGAGGGGTAATCTCGCCCTGAAGAATTGCATAGATACAAAGACCTTGGTTAGAGTGATTCATGGGTTCAAAGGCCAAAGTAGAAGTCAAGTAGGTCCTTCTAAAGGCAAGCAAACTTCGACATTTATTTATGATGGGTTGTATCAGGTGTTAGAATGCTGGCAAGAAGGCTTGATAGGCGAGAGGGTCTTCAAGTACAAGTTACAGAGGATTGCAGGGCAACCAGAATTAGCCCTACACATAGTCAAGGCGACAAGAAAGTCCAAAGTTCGTGAAGGTCTTTGTTTGCCTGATATATCTGAAGGAAGCGAGAGGATACCCATATGTGTCATCAACACAATTGATGACATGAGGCCAGCACCATTTAAATACATCAACAAAGTCATATATCCAAATTGGTATGAGAAAGAACCTCCAAAGGGTTGTGACTGCACAAACGGCTGCTCGGACTCTATTACATGTGCTTGTGCAGTGAAGAATGGAGGGGAAATCCCGTTCAATTCCGATGGTGCAATCGTCGAGGCCAGCACTCTCATATATGAGTGTGGTCCGTCGTGCAGGTATGCCTGTGCAAATACTTTAATTAACCTAAATAGCTGTCAACTTGACATAATATTTATTTGTTGTTATTTAGTTGCCTAGTTCTTTTGAGTTTTGAAGTTAACACATTTAAATTTCAAGCAAGGGGGAAATTTTCCCATTCACTTGAAACTTCTATGTGATGTAACGTTAAGGCTGACGGCTGGTTTTAGATCCAGGTGATAATGAGACACATTTTGAAACATTAGGAACAGCAGAAGGTGAACACATGAAAGATTCTCTCACAAAGTTTAGTTGTTGTGCTGAAGTTAGCTAGATCTTGACAACAAGCAAATGTATTGATGCATGCCAGACAGTTAGCATCAAACTGAGTTAATAGTCCAGCTTTATATGCAACTGAGCTAACCAAAATGTCAACCACTACTTGCAGGTGCCCGCCAACATGCCACAATAGGGTGAGTCAGCATGGTGTCAAAATTCCACTAGAAATATTCAAGACAGGTAAGACAGGTTGGGGTGTAAGATCCCTCAGTTCTATATCTTCAGGCAGTTTCATATGCGAGTATTCCGGCGAGCTCTTGGAAGATAAAGAAGCTGAAAAGAGACAGAATGATGAGTATCTATTTGATATTGGTAGTAATTACCATGATGAAGAACTTTGGGAGGGACTAAAGTCGGTCGTTGGTGTACAATCTACTACCTCGTCCTCCAAGACAATGGATGGCTTTACAATAGATGCAGCTGAGTGTGGCAATGTCGGACGATTCATCAACCATAGTTGTTCACCGAACCTCTATGCCCAAAATGTTCTCTGGGACCATGATGACATGAGGATGCCGCATGTCATGCTTTTTGCTGTTGAGAATATCCCACCACTACAAGAGCTGACCTACCATTATAATTATACAGTCGGTCAGGTCCTTGACGAGAATGGCAAGGAGAAGGTTAAACATTGCTATTGTGGCGCTTCTGATTGCTGTGGCAGGCTCTACTGAGGCAGACTGCTGTTAGAGTTTTATGTGGTGAACACTTGTGCCATGGCACCGCGGTACCCTTCATTCATCGGTTCATCTTGTACTTGCGGGCATTGTAATATTTGCAAGTTAGTACCCCGTAGATAAAAATGCAGATGAATTTTGTAGAGATCGAGCTGCTCTTGCTCTCCCTCTCATTTTGACATCTTGTAGGAAACATTTCGGTCCATTGTACTGGGCTTTAAACATTTAAACATTGTAGAAAGCATGCTGTTGTCTGAAATATTCAACACCATGATGCATGGTAGAATTGTGCAGTAACGGGTGATGTAAGCATGCTGTGGTGTTATGTTTTCGTAAAACTGATGGGTGATATTGCAAGTCTTTCATAGAACTGATCCACTATTATCTTTACAGCATGTGCGTTGTTGAAATCAAACCAATTCGTATCAATCGATGCAATTAAAGAAATATAGTACCACTAGGTGAGGCAATCTTTTTCTTATATATGGACTCGCATTTCAATTCCAATACGTCAGTACTCGTCACATTGAATCTTCGTACACATGTacggagcattaaatgtagttgaaaaaataaccaaatacacagtctaactgattaacacgagatgaatcttttaagcctaattaattcatgattggacattatttgtcaagtaacaacgggtattatttgtcaagtaacaacgaaatgtactacagtaccaaaacccaaactttttcgccATCTAAACACACGCTGAATCGTTTCCACATCCTGAAAACTAGGAAGCAGGACGCTTCGCAATTTCCTCTCTCATAACTGCAACCAAGCTTCATTTGAGCTGTAAATAattcaatatattaagaagaaaaaaggtGGGGAAAGAGCCCCATGTGTTACAGACAAGGTTTTGTAACCCGCCCGATGCAAAGACACAATTATTcttttaaaagaaaagaaagaccaGACCAACTTAAACAGCTGGTGGCACTAGAGGGAAGGGTAAGAAACCCCTCGAGTCCTAGCAGAAGACCATCGCAGAAGGTCATCATCTATGGTAGATAAGACCTTAGGCAAACCAGGAGAAATCCTGTCAAACACACAGCGATTGCGATGATTCCAAATAGAGCAGGCCCTTAGAATGATAAGATAGTTTAACCCTTTTCGGGCCAGCCCTTCAACTCTCCCAGTCCCATCTGCTCCAGACCACCAATCATCAGGATAAATCATCCTACTGGAATTAGGACCTGCAGGCCAACTTTTTGCAAAGTGCTAAACGCCTAAACCTAACTTGCCAGGCAAAAACACAAGAGACTAAAAGATGGTCAATTGTTTTATCTTCTTGGTCGCAAAGGTAGCTAATCGATCAACTGTCCAGCATTTCTTATAAGCAATCGTccacataaaaatttgcatttgCCGGACGTCCAGCTCTTCAAAATTCTTTCACAAGGTCTAAAACTGTGGCCCCAATAAATAGAGCTTCATAAGCAGATTTAACTGAATACTTCCCAGTGGCGGAGAACTACCGAATGTGTGAATCTTCAACATCAGGCTGCAGCTCAGCAGCTCTACATTGGAGAGAAGGTCCAACAAGGTGAGATACTTAGCCAGGAGAGTAAGAGCCCCTTGTTTATCAGAGATCCATCTTTCATTTGTAAGGGCATCATACACCGTTTTCTTCGTTCGAACTGCAACTGAGCCAAACAGGTGAGGGAAAAGGGAAGGACTGCTCCAAGCTCTGACCAAGCAGCCACCTATCAGTCCAAAAGAGGGTGTTTTGCAGCCCACGACTTACTGTGGCCCTGCAGCATGATTATCAAGAAGCTTAGGCAAGCTGAAAGTTTCTAGTGGTCCTGCAGCGTGGTTTCTCCTGTCCATTTGTAGGGAACACTGATAGTGTTATGTGGATAGTATTTTTTTCACGAATCAATCATACAGCAGGCTGGTCCTAACGGTTTACCTGACAATAATTT
This window contains:
- the LOC120677551 gene encoding uncharacterized protein LOC120677551, with the translated sequence MSSDGRRWGLSEKLCLSGRYQGSQFPRGKRQQQLHECTTPHEIEVPAARAWGRGAHLPPRSSVLTVRSLFPGSAPPARQPPPAAAAYARASRIRYLPPVLRMVGVGVEPPAPPAEAAAGLPPRRLRPQGASARRSWPLGCGRSPADPPAAGGGLKVADGGGADEVVAAVPPPARNGSLLQRQGSDEMDEAGARGAVSPVGRNGALPRQQGLDKVEAALAPAQSGVPPRQGRNKVGETLASAAVSPVACNGALRRILPESGLEKAGEAGGRGDNGEAQLLDDARVLALDGQEGNRLVKVMAPAVAVPDGCDIVGSGSSAQNGGERCGLLVAEGEAGREEVAGDGDVMEIGNGTGGGELERKENGFAGSRTKRCLTPAVNQLPKKRAIAAECKVSPGCERTAVTTKKSGVLEVSPAHAFRPGCGRATFTATDSEVLDMQPIRTFPPSRGRSALTTTGNGDEDTSGDALAAIPVSGGAASRTLALDVSNEKMESKRLVDKGNSNAHSRDQVSDDFVGIEQDGNMQRNVDTKSAPRNSSDGKMKGKLSQREGRQVARVVVDDKMKNKVEGSLHGSTLKTPLSDPIGAKTKGKRLESDMLNVALLGNAGGKMQTKTLSTNKEVVCSNVNIKQNKSARKPNKFGKHVATNEIEESGDMNLIPDQLIVQALMAPDRCPWTQGRKSIASVSKSLAPRNKLNGKDAIPRKLLIGKVASRELINDETMEDNDDPYLEDDGPNLEDDDNSKALVVCGEKRDICVMVPPSVPSGSHHKQLGDHDVYARSKVRKLLQLFQAAYRKLTQLVEQGNRDLGRVDMEAIKALKKDPIYNKPGPIVGNIPGVEVGDEFHFRVELSLVGLHRPYQGGIDTTKLNGVPIAISIVASGGYPDELSSSDELIYTGSGGKAGGNKQGDDQKLERGNLALKNCIDTKTLVRVIHGFKGQSRSQVGPSKGKQTSTFIYDGLYQVLECWQEGLIGERVFKYKLQRIAGQPELALHIVKATRKSKVREGLCLPDISEGSERIPICVINTIDDMRPAPFKYINKVIYPNWYEKEPPKGCDCTNGCSDSITCACAVKNGGEIPFNSDGAIVEASTLIYECGPSCRCPPTCHNRVSQHGVKIPLEIFKTGKTGWGVRSLSSISSGSFICEYSGELLEDKEAEKRQNDEYLFDIGSNYHDEELWEGLKSVVGVQSTTSSSKTMDGFTIDAAECGNVGRFINHSCSPNLYAQNVLWDHDDMRMPHVMLFAVENIPPLQELTYHYNYTVGQVLDENGKEKVKHCYCGASDCCGRLY